In one Nicotiana tomentosiformis chromosome 6, ASM39032v3, whole genome shotgun sequence genomic region, the following are encoded:
- the LOC138893252 gene encoding disease resistance protein Roq1-like isoform X1, whose amino-acid sequence MAKLGGQRQASNAENLVGMESHMQKVYKMLQVGYGGVHFVGILGMSGVGKTTLARVIYDNIRIQFEGACFLHEVGDRSAKQGLERLQEILLSEILVIKDVRISDSFEGANMQKQRLPRKKVLLVLDDVDRIDQLDVLAGEREWFGPGSRIIITTKDKHLLVKHRVEKIYRMRTLSEYESLQLFKRHAFKKSYPTKEFDHLSVQVIKHTAGLPLALKVLGSFLYGRDLVEWTREVEWLKTIPGNEILKKLERSFTGLNSIEQTIFLDIACFFTGKKKDSVTRILESFNFRPAIGIKVLMEKSLITISKGRILMHQLVQEMGWHIVRREAYDDPRIYSRLWKREDISPVLERNIVSICIHMTSYTLSLFSSVFNILPYQGTEKIESISLNLTSEEEVNVSHKAFTQMTRLRFLKFRNVYVCQGPDFLSDELRWLDWHEYPSKSLPISFQGEQLVALKLKNSCIIQLWNTSKVLDKLKYINLSHSQKLIRTPDFSGTPNLERLVLEECTSLVEINFSVSDLGKLVLLNMKNCRNLKTLPKSIRLENLEVLILSGCSKLKVFPEIEERMNHLAKLCLEATALSELPASVEKLSGVTVINLSYCKHLESLRSSIFRLKCLKTLDMSGCSKLKNLPEDLGLLVGSHP is encoded by the exons ATGGCTAAATTGGGTGGTCAGAGACAAGCCAGCAATGCTGAAAATCTTGTTGGAATGGAGTCACACAtgcaaaaagtatataaaatgcTTCAAGTCGGGTATGGAGGAGTTCACTTCGTTGGAATATTGGGAATGAGTGGAGTGGGGAAGACAACTCTAGCAAGAGTTATTTATGATAATATTCGGATTCAATTTGAGGGTGCATGTTTTCTGCATGAAGTTGGAGACCGTTCAGCAAAACAAGGCTTAGAGCGATTGCAAGAGATACTTCTTTCTGAGATCCTTGTCATAAAAGATGTAAggatcagtgattcatttgaagGAGCTAATATGCAAAAACAAAGACTACCGCGCAAAAAGGTTCTTCTTGTTCTTGATGATGTAGATCGCATAGATCAGTTAGATGTTTTAGCTGGGGAACGTGAATGGTTTGGTCCTGGAAGTAGAATCATCATAACAACTAAAGACAAACACTTACTTGTTAAGCATAGGGTGGAAAAGATATACAGAATGAGAACATTAAGTGAATATGAAAGTTTACAGCTCTTTAAACGACATGCTTTTAAGAAGAGCTACCCAACTAAGGAATTTGACCATCTTTCAGTTCAAGTGATAAAGCATACTGCAGGACTCCCCTTGGCACTGAAAGTCCTGGGCAGTTTCTTGTATGGAAGAGATTTGGTTGAATGGACAAGGGAAGTGGAATGGTTGAAAACAATCCCAGgaaatgaaattttgaagaaactCGAACGAAGTTTCACTGGACTCAACAGTATCGAGCAAACGATATTCTTAGACATTGCGTGTTTCTTTACAGGGAAGAAGAAAGATTCAGTGACCAGAATACTCGAGAGTTTTAATTTCAGACCTGCCATTGGCATAAAAGTTCTCATGGAGAAATCTTTGATTACCATTTCAAAAGGTCGCATTTTAATGCACCAATTGGTACAAGAAATGGGCTGGCACATTGTTCGTCGAGAAGCTTATGATGATCCAAGAATATATAGTAGGTTATGGAAGCGCGAAGATATTTCTCCAGTACTTGAAAGAAACATCGTAAGCATTTGCATACATATGACTTCTTATACTCTTTCCCTGTTTTCATCCGTCTTTAATATCCTTCCTTATCAGGGCACTGAAAAGATCGAAAGCATATCGTTGAACTTGACTAGTGAAGAAGAAGTGAATGTTAGTCACAAGGCCTTCACGCAGATGACAAGACTAAGGTTTCTCAAATTTCGGAATGTATATGTTTGCCAGGGTCCTGATTTTCTTTCTGATGAGTTGAGGTGGCTCGATTGGCACGAATATCCTTCAAAAAGTCTGCCAATTAGCTTTCAGGGAGAACAACTTGTTGCTTTGAAATTGAAAAATAGTTGCATCATACAACTTTGGAATACCTCTAAG GttctagataaattgaagtacaTAAACCTTAGCCATTCACAGAAGCTAATAAGGACCCCTGATTTTTCGGGTACCCCTAATCTTGAAAGGTTGGTTCTTGAGGAGTGCACGAGTTTGGTAGAAATCAATTTTTCTGTTAGCGATCTTGGAAAGCTAGTCTTGCTGAATATGAAGAACTGCAGAAATTTAAAGACCCTACCAAAGAGTATTCGATTGGAAAATCTTGAGGTTCTCATACTTTCAGGCTGCTCCAAGCTAAAAGTATTCCCAGAAATAGAAGAGAGAATGAATCATTTAGCAAAACTGTGTTTGGAGGCGACTGCTTTGAGTGAACTGCCCGCATCAGTTGAGAAACTATCAGGAGTTACTGTAATAAATCTAAGTTACTGCAAGCATCTTGAGAGTCTTCGTAGCAGTATTTTTAGGTTGAAATGTCTGAAAACACTTGATATGTCTGGTTGCTCAAAACTAAAAAATTTACCAGAGGACTTGGGACTTTTAGTTGGCAGCCATCCGTGA
- the LOC138893252 gene encoding disease resistance protein Roq1-like isoform X3, whose translation MKIMECNKQKGQIVLPVFYDVDPSTVRKQKSSFGEAFSNHEISCFKDNKVEKWRAALEEAANLSGWDLPNTANVHEAKVIKQIVEDIMAKLGGQRQASNAENLVGMESHMQKVYKMLQVGYGGVHFVGILGMSGVGKTTLARVIYDNIRIQFEGACFLHEVGDRSAKQGLERLQEILLSEILVIKDVRISDSFEGANMQKQRLPRKKVLLVLDDVDRIDQLDVLAGEREWFGPGSRIIITTKDKHLLVKHRVEKIYRMRTLSEYESLQLFKRHAFKKSYPTKEFDHLSVQVIKHTAGLPLALKVLGSFLYGRDLVEWTREVEWLKTIPGNEILKKLERSFTGLNSIEQTIFLDIACFFTGKKKDSVTRILESFNFRPAIGIKVLMEKSLITISKGRILMHQLVQEMGWHIVRREAYDDPRIYSRLWKREDISPVLERNIGTEKIESISLNLTSEEEVNVSHKAFTQMTRLRFLKFRNVYVCQGPDFLSDELRWLDWHEYPSKSLPISFQGEQLVALKLKNSCIIQLWNTSKVLDKLKYINLSHSQKLIRTPDFSGTPNLERLVLEECTSLVEINFSVSDLGKLVLLNMKNCRNLKTLPKSIRLENLEVLILSGCSKLKVFPEIEERMNHLAKLCLEATALSELPASVEKLSGVTVINLSYCKHLESLRSSIFRLKCLKTLDMSGCSKLKNLPEDLGLLVGSHP comes from the exons ATGAAGATCATGGAATGCAACAAACAAAAAGGACAAATTGTCCTTCCGGTCTTCTACGACGTAGATCCATCAACAGTGAGGAAACAAAAGTCCAGCTTTGGAGAAGCATTTAGCAATCACGAAATCAGCTGTTTCAAGGATAACAAGGTTGAAAAATGGAGGGCAGCACTGGAGGAAGCAGCTAATTTATCTGGCTGGGATTTGCCAAATACTGCCAATGT GCATGAAGCTAAAGTCATAAAGCAAATTGTGGAAGATATAATGGCTAAATTGGGTGGTCAGAGACAAGCCAGCAATGCTGAAAATCTTGTTGGAATGGAGTCACACAtgcaaaaagtatataaaatgcTTCAAGTCGGGTATGGAGGAGTTCACTTCGTTGGAATATTGGGAATGAGTGGAGTGGGGAAGACAACTCTAGCAAGAGTTATTTATGATAATATTCGGATTCAATTTGAGGGTGCATGTTTTCTGCATGAAGTTGGAGACCGTTCAGCAAAACAAGGCTTAGAGCGATTGCAAGAGATACTTCTTTCTGAGATCCTTGTCATAAAAGATGTAAggatcagtgattcatttgaagGAGCTAATATGCAAAAACAAAGACTACCGCGCAAAAAGGTTCTTCTTGTTCTTGATGATGTAGATCGCATAGATCAGTTAGATGTTTTAGCTGGGGAACGTGAATGGTTTGGTCCTGGAAGTAGAATCATCATAACAACTAAAGACAAACACTTACTTGTTAAGCATAGGGTGGAAAAGATATACAGAATGAGAACATTAAGTGAATATGAAAGTTTACAGCTCTTTAAACGACATGCTTTTAAGAAGAGCTACCCAACTAAGGAATTTGACCATCTTTCAGTTCAAGTGATAAAGCATACTGCAGGACTCCCCTTGGCACTGAAAGTCCTGGGCAGTTTCTTGTATGGAAGAGATTTGGTTGAATGGACAAGGGAAGTGGAATGGTTGAAAACAATCCCAGgaaatgaaattttgaagaaactCGAACGAAGTTTCACTGGACTCAACAGTATCGAGCAAACGATATTCTTAGACATTGCGTGTTTCTTTACAGGGAAGAAGAAAGATTCAGTGACCAGAATACTCGAGAGTTTTAATTTCAGACCTGCCATTGGCATAAAAGTTCTCATGGAGAAATCTTTGATTACCATTTCAAAAGGTCGCATTTTAATGCACCAATTGGTACAAGAAATGGGCTGGCACATTGTTCGTCGAGAAGCTTATGATGATCCAAGAATATATAGTAGGTTATGGAAGCGCGAAGATATTTCTCCAGTACTTGAAAGAAACATC GGCACTGAAAAGATCGAAAGCATATCGTTGAACTTGACTAGTGAAGAAGAAGTGAATGTTAGTCACAAGGCCTTCACGCAGATGACAAGACTAAGGTTTCTCAAATTTCGGAATGTATATGTTTGCCAGGGTCCTGATTTTCTTTCTGATGAGTTGAGGTGGCTCGATTGGCACGAATATCCTTCAAAAAGTCTGCCAATTAGCTTTCAGGGAGAACAACTTGTTGCTTTGAAATTGAAAAATAGTTGCATCATACAACTTTGGAATACCTCTAAG GttctagataaattgaagtacaTAAACCTTAGCCATTCACAGAAGCTAATAAGGACCCCTGATTTTTCGGGTACCCCTAATCTTGAAAGGTTGGTTCTTGAGGAGTGCACGAGTTTGGTAGAAATCAATTTTTCTGTTAGCGATCTTGGAAAGCTAGTCTTGCTGAATATGAAGAACTGCAGAAATTTAAAGACCCTACCAAAGAGTATTCGATTGGAAAATCTTGAGGTTCTCATACTTTCAGGCTGCTCCAAGCTAAAAGTATTCCCAGAAATAGAAGAGAGAATGAATCATTTAGCAAAACTGTGTTTGGAGGCGACTGCTTTGAGTGAACTGCCCGCATCAGTTGAGAAACTATCAGGAGTTACTGTAATAAATCTAAGTTACTGCAAGCATCTTGAGAGTCTTCGTAGCAGTATTTTTAGGTTGAAATGTCTGAAAACACTTGATATGTCTGGTTGCTCAAAACTAAAAAATTTACCAGAGGACTTGGGACTTTTAGTTGGCAGCCATCCGTGA
- the LOC104120434 gene encoding eukaryotic peptide chain release factor subunit 1-3, whose product MSDGQESDKNIEIWKIKKLIKALEAARGNGTSMISLIMPPRDQVSRVTKMLGDEFGTASNIKSRVNRQSVLGAITSAQQRLKLYNKVPPNGLVLYTGTIVTDDGKEKKVTIDFEPFKPINASLYLCDNKFHTEALNELLESDDKFGFIVMDGNGTLFGTLSGNTREVLHKFSVDLPKKHGRGGQSALRFARLRMEKRHNYVRKTAELATQFYINPATSQPNVSGLILAGSADFKTELSQSDMFDPRLQAKILNVVDVSYGGENGFNQAIELSAEILANVKFIQEKKLIGKYFEEISQDTGKYVFGVDDTLKVLEMGAIETLIVWENLDITRYVLKNSSSGETIIKHLNKEQDADQSNFRDPATNAELEVQDKLSLLEWFANEYRRFGCSLEFVTNKSQEGSQFCRGFGGIGGILRYQLDVRAFDELSDDGEVYEDSD is encoded by the coding sequence ATGTCGGATGGTCAGGAGAGTGATAAAAACATTGAAATATGGAAGATTAAAAAACTCATCAAGGCACTGGAAGCTGCTAGAGGCAATGGCACCAGCATGATTTCACTTATCATGCCTCCACGTGATCAAGTATCTCGTGTTACCAAGATGCTTGGAGATGAATTTGGTACAGCATCAAATATTAAGAGCAGGGTGAATCGCCAATCTGTGCTTGGTGCAATCACATCTGCTCAGCAGAGGCTTAAACTCTACAACAAGGTTCCACCGAATGGGCTCGTCCTTTACACTGGAACAATTGTGACTGATGATGGGAAAGAGAAGAAGGTTACTATTGATTTTGAGCCCTTCAAGCCCATTAATGCATCACTCTATCTTTGTGATAACAAGTTCCACACAGAAGCTTTGAATGAACTTTTGGAATCTGATGACAAATTTGGATTTATAGTGATGGACGGGAATGGTACTCTTTTTGGGACATTGAGTGGCAACACCCGAGAGGTCCTTCATAAGTTTAGCGTTGATTTGCCCAAAAAGCACGGAAGAGGAGGACAATCAGCCTTGCGTTTTGCTCGTCTCCGGATGGAGAAACGGCACAACTATGTGAGAAAAACAGCAGAGCTTGCAACTCAATTTTATATAAATCCTGCCACCAGCCAGCCCAATGTTTCTGGCCTGATATTAGCTGGATCTGCTGACTTTAAAACAGAGCTCAGTCAGTCTGATATGTTTGATCCTCGTCTTCAGGCGAAGATTTTAAATGTGGTTGACGTTTCTTATGGAGGGGAAAATGGTTTCAACCAAGCAATTGAGCTGTCTGCTGAGATCTTAGCCAATGTGAAGTTTATACAAGAGAAGAAATTGATAGGCAAGTATTTTGAGGAGATTAGTCAGGACACTGGAAAGTATGTCTTTGGTGTTGATGATACATTGAAAGTTCTGGAAATGGGTGCTATTGAGACGCTTATTGTGTGGGAAAATCTGGATATTACAAGGTATGTGCTGAAAAATAGCAGTTCTGGAGAAACTATCATCAAACACTTGAACAAAGAGCAAGATGCTGATCAGAGTAACTTCCGTGATCCTGCTACAAATGCTGAATTAGAGGTTCAGGACAAGCTGTCGCTGCTTGAGTGGTTTGCTAATGAGTACAGGAGATTTGGTTGCAGTCTGGAATTTGTCACCAACAAGTCACAAGAAGGATCTCAGTTTTGCCGAGGTTTTGGTGGCATTGGAGGAATCCTCCGCTATCAGCTGGATGTTCGGGCTTTTGATGAGCTCTCTGATGATGGGGAAGTTTACGAAGATTCTGACTAG
- the LOC138893252 gene encoding disease resistance protein Roq1-like isoform X2, protein MKIMECNKQKGQIVLPVFYDVDPSTVRKQKSSFGEAFSNHEISCFKDNKVEKWRAALEEAANLSGWDLPNTANVHEAKVIKQIVEDIMAKLGGQRQASNAENLVGMESHMQKVYKMLQVGYGGVHFVGILGMSGVGKTTLARVIYDNIRIQFEGACFLHEVGDRSAKQGLERLQEILLSEILVIKDVRISDSFEGANMQKQRLPRKKVLLVLDDVDRIDQLDVLAGEREWFGPGSRIIITTKDKHLLVKHRVEKIYRMRTLSEYESLQLFKRHAFKKSYPTKEFDHLSVQVIKHTAGLPLALKVLGSFLYGRDLVEWTREVEWLKTIPGNEILKKLERSFTGLNSIEQTIFLDIACFFTGKKKDSVTRILESFNFRPAIGIKVLMEKSLITISKGRILMHQLVQEMGWHIVRREAYDDPRIYSRLWKREDISPVLERNIVSICIHMTSYTLSLFSSVFNILPYQGTEKIESISLNLTSEEEVNVSHKAFTQMTRLRFLKFRNVYVCQGPDFLSDELRWLDWHEYPSKSLPISFQGEQLVALKLKNSCIIQLWNTSKVLDKLKYINLSHSQKLIRTPDFSGTPNLERLVLEECTSLVEINFSVSDLGKLVLLNMKNCRNLKTLPKSIRLENLEVLILSGCSKLKVFPEIEERMNHLAKLCLEATALSELPASVEKLSGVTVINLSYCKHLESLRSSIFRLKCLKTLDMSGCSKLKNLPEDLGLLVGSHP, encoded by the exons ATGAAGATCATGGAATGCAACAAACAAAAAGGACAAATTGTCCTTCCGGTCTTCTACGACGTAGATCCATCAACAGTGAGGAAACAAAAGTCCAGCTTTGGAGAAGCATTTAGCAATCACGAAATCAGCTGTTTCAAGGATAACAAGGTTGAAAAATGGAGGGCAGCACTGGAGGAAGCAGCTAATTTATCTGGCTGGGATTTGCCAAATACTGCCAATGT GCATGAAGCTAAAGTCATAAAGCAAATTGTGGAAGATATAATGGCTAAATTGGGTGGTCAGAGACAAGCCAGCAATGCTGAAAATCTTGTTGGAATGGAGTCACACAtgcaaaaagtatataaaatgcTTCAAGTCGGGTATGGAGGAGTTCACTTCGTTGGAATATTGGGAATGAGTGGAGTGGGGAAGACAACTCTAGCAAGAGTTATTTATGATAATATTCGGATTCAATTTGAGGGTGCATGTTTTCTGCATGAAGTTGGAGACCGTTCAGCAAAACAAGGCTTAGAGCGATTGCAAGAGATACTTCTTTCTGAGATCCTTGTCATAAAAGATGTAAggatcagtgattcatttgaagGAGCTAATATGCAAAAACAAAGACTACCGCGCAAAAAGGTTCTTCTTGTTCTTGATGATGTAGATCGCATAGATCAGTTAGATGTTTTAGCTGGGGAACGTGAATGGTTTGGTCCTGGAAGTAGAATCATCATAACAACTAAAGACAAACACTTACTTGTTAAGCATAGGGTGGAAAAGATATACAGAATGAGAACATTAAGTGAATATGAAAGTTTACAGCTCTTTAAACGACATGCTTTTAAGAAGAGCTACCCAACTAAGGAATTTGACCATCTTTCAGTTCAAGTGATAAAGCATACTGCAGGACTCCCCTTGGCACTGAAAGTCCTGGGCAGTTTCTTGTATGGAAGAGATTTGGTTGAATGGACAAGGGAAGTGGAATGGTTGAAAACAATCCCAGgaaatgaaattttgaagaaactCGAACGAAGTTTCACTGGACTCAACAGTATCGAGCAAACGATATTCTTAGACATTGCGTGTTTCTTTACAGGGAAGAAGAAAGATTCAGTGACCAGAATACTCGAGAGTTTTAATTTCAGACCTGCCATTGGCATAAAAGTTCTCATGGAGAAATCTTTGATTACCATTTCAAAAGGTCGCATTTTAATGCACCAATTGGTACAAGAAATGGGCTGGCACATTGTTCGTCGAGAAGCTTATGATGATCCAAGAATATATAGTAGGTTATGGAAGCGCGAAGATATTTCTCCAGTACTTGAAAGAAACATCGTAAGCATTTGCATACATATGACTTCTTATACTCTTTCCCTGTTTTCATCCGTCTTTAATATCCTTCCTTATCAGGGCACTGAAAAGATCGAAAGCATATCGTTGAACTTGACTAGTGAAGAAGAAGTGAATGTTAGTCACAAGGCCTTCACGCAGATGACAAGACTAAGGTTTCTCAAATTTCGGAATGTATATGTTTGCCAGGGTCCTGATTTTCTTTCTGATGAGTTGAGGTGGCTCGATTGGCACGAATATCCTTCAAAAAGTCTGCCAATTAGCTTTCAGGGAGAACAACTTGTTGCTTTGAAATTGAAAAATAGTTGCATCATACAACTTTGGAATACCTCTAAG GttctagataaattgaagtacaTAAACCTTAGCCATTCACAGAAGCTAATAAGGACCCCTGATTTTTCGGGTACCCCTAATCTTGAAAGGTTGGTTCTTGAGGAGTGCACGAGTTTGGTAGAAATCAATTTTTCTGTTAGCGATCTTGGAAAGCTAGTCTTGCTGAATATGAAGAACTGCAGAAATTTAAAGACCCTACCAAAGAGTATTCGATTGGAAAATCTTGAGGTTCTCATACTTTCAGGCTGCTCCAAGCTAAAAGTATTCCCAGAAATAGAAGAGAGAATGAATCATTTAGCAAAACTGTGTTTGGAGGCGACTGCTTTGAGTGAACTGCCCGCATCAGTTGAGAAACTATCAGGAGTTACTGTAATAAATCTAAGTTACTGCAAGCATCTTGAGAGTCTTCGTAGCAGTATTTTTAGGTTGAAATGTCTGAAAACACTTGATATGTCTGGTTGCTCAAAACTAAAAAATTTACCAGAGGACTTGGGACTTTTAGTTGGCAGCCATCCGTGA
- the LOC138893465 gene encoding uncharacterized protein has translation MDALTYHIQGELPWSMLFADDIVLIDETRGGVNERLEVWRHALESKGFKFSRTTTEYLECKFSVESREMGVDVTLESQVILKRSSFKYLGSVIQGDGEIDEDVAHCIGVGWMKWRLASGVLCDKNVPLRLKGKFYRAVVRPAMLYVADCWPVKNSYIQKMKVVEMRMLKWMCGHTRMDKIRNEDIWDKVGGPDG, from the coding sequence ATGGATGCACTGACgtaccatattcaaggggagttGCCATGGAGTATGTTATTTGCTgacgacatagttctgattgacgagacgcgaggcgGCGTTAACGAGAGGCTCGAGGTTTGGAGACAtgcccttgagtctaagggtttcaagtttaGCAGGACTACGACAGAATacctggagtgcaagttcagcgttGAGTCGAGGGAAATGGGCGTGGACGTGACGCTTGAATCACAAGTCATCCTTAAGAGAAgcagtttcaagtatcttgggtcggttatccagggggatggggagatcgacgaggatgtcgcGCACTGTATAGGGGTGGgttggatgaaatggaggttagcatccGGAGTCCTatgtgacaagaatgtgccactgagactcaaaggtaagttctatagagcggtggttagaccagccatgTTGTATGTGGCAGATTGTTGGCCGGTTAAGAACTCttatatccagaagatgaaagtagtagaaatgaggatgttgaagtggatgtgtggacataccaggatggataagattaggaatgaagatatttggGATAAGGTGGGTGGCCCCgatggatga